The Amycolatopsis umgeniensis DNA segment AGAAGGACCAGGTTCTCCTCGAGCGTCTTCGTCACCCGCTGGATCGTGGCCGGATCGCTGATGTCGCGCCGCGTCGCGGTATGCGGGAGCAGCAGGTGATGCCGCACCATCGCCGACACCAGCGCCACATCGGACTCCGGCAGCCCGAGCCGGGCCGCCACCTGTGCGCTGATCTTCGCGCCGAGTTCGGAATGGTCGGCGTCCCGGCCTTTGCCGATGTCGTGCAGGAGCGCGCCGATCAGCAACAGATCCGGCCGTGAAACGGTGGTCGTCAGTTTCGACGCCTCCACCGCGGCACGCACGAGATGCCTGTCGACGGTCCACGAATGCACCGGCGACCTCGGCGGGAGATCCCGCACCGCCCCCCATTCGGGGAACAGCCGCGCCCAAAGGCCTGTCCGGTCGAGCGCTTCGACGGCGTCGACGAGGCCTTCGCCCGCGCCGAGCAGTTCCACCAACGCCTTGAGGGCGTCGGCGGGCCAAGGCGCGCGTAGTTCCGGCGCGGTTTCGGCGAGTGCCCGCAGGGTCCCGTGCGAGATCGGTTTCCGGATCCGGGCCGACGCCGCGGCGACCCGCAGCAGCAGCGCCGGATCCTTGGCGGGCACCGCGTCCCGCGCCAGCGCGACCTCGTTGCCGTGCAGGACGACACCTTCGTCGAGCGGCGTCCGCACCGGCCGGCGACCGAAGCGCGCCTTGGGCTGTTCCACAGTGGACCGAAGGGCGACATCGACAGCGTAAGCGATCGTCCGCCCGACACCGGAAAGCTTGCGCGCCAAGGTGAACCTGTCGCCGAACCCGAGTTCGCCCGCGACCGTCTCGGCCTCCGGCGCGCTGAGGATGTCGCGCTCGCGGCGCAATTCCCGGCGTAGTTCCGTCCGGACGTCGAGCAGCAGGCTCTTGGCCGCCAGCAGTTCCTCGCCGGGCCTCGCCGTCAGCTGTGCCGCCGCCAGTGCCTCCAAGACGGCGAAGTCACGAAGCCCGCCTCGGCCGTGTTTGAGATCCGGCTCGGCGGACTGCGCGATCTCACCGCTTCGGGCCCAGCGCTGACGCACGGCGTCCGACAGTTCGCCGATCCGCTTCCTGGCCGTGCGCCGCCACTCTTCCCTGGCAGCCGCGGCCAGCCTCGCGGTGATCTCGACGTCTCCGGCGATGGGACGGATGTCGAGCAGTCCCATCGCGGTCCGCAAGTCCTCGGACGCCACCTTCAGCGCCTCGCCCGGTGTGCGGACCGAGTGGTCGAGGCCGATCTTGGCGTCCCACAACGGGTACCAGATCGCGTCGGCGATCTCACCGACTTGGGAGTTGCCGTTGTGCAGCAACA contains these protein-coding regions:
- a CDS encoding [protein-PII] uridylyltransferase, which produces MADGGELVKATERLLEGRHGRLGAAALRAALVDLYEFWLGKGAAAAGVDTAEPGVALAAVGGLGRGELVPFSDLDLLLLHNGNSQVGEIADAIWYPLWDAKIGLDHSVRTPGEALKVASEDLRTAMGLLDIRPIAGDVEITARLAAAAREEWRRTARKRIGELSDAVRQRWARSGEIAQSAEPDLKHGRGGLRDFAVLEALAAAQLTARPGEELLAAKSLLLDVRTELRRELRRERDILSAPEAETVAGELGFGDRFTLARKLSGVGRTIAYAVDVALRSTVEQPKARFGRRPVRTPLDEGVVLHGNEVALARDAVPAKDPALLLRVAAASARIRKPISHGTLRALAETAPELRAPWPADALKALVELLGAGEGLVDAVEALDRTGLWARLFPEWGAVRDLPPRSPVHSWTVDRHLVRAAVEASKLTTTVSRPDLLLIGALLHDIGKGRDADHSELGAKISAQVAARLGLPESDVALVSAMVRHHLLLPHTATRRDISDPATIQRVTKTLEENLVLLELLHALTTADSLATGPGVWTDWKARLLAELVSGCEEALHGKGFIPPEPMGAEQRELVAEAVASGRGEVRITAAGKVVTVVLAVPARAELLAPAAGVLALNSLEVHAAVLRGHDGGRAGVFTASPKFGSLPDVTLLREQFARAVAGTLPLTQRLAAKERDYGGGETPSAGAKVIWFDDETSGQDTVVVELRAANRIGLLYRVAGALRRCEAEVRWAKVATLGGAVVDSFAVAPRTGRVDQVWRSKIEAALLAAAS